The genomic stretch aaaaggttaagtgactttcttaaatcacacagataataagtgtgtGTGCCAGGATTAGAACATGGGTTTTTCTTACTCCCGttctagcactctgtccactatactacctagctgcatcAATAACCACGATATCTGTACTAACTTAACAGATCTATGAACTATCTATCCACATGATTATCATTGTCAGTATGGTAGCAATTCTTCCTCCTCTTGGTTGTTCCTTTGTGGATACTAAGTCTGAACTCTCTTCAGTGATAATAGATCTCATTTAGGGGGTTCTCAGGGTTGATGTAATCAGTATAATGTCACCCACAAATAGGAGCATCTGGAAGACTCCCCATATATGGGAAATCTATTTGCCATTTAAATTCTGTCCTTGGTTATCTTCCATCATGGTGGCTTATCCTTTACTAAGCATTTATCTTCCCATTttacccttcattttataattagTGATCATCATGTAGTAGTATTCATCTTTTAAACTGTTGCATCTTTTCAAATGGTGTAATTTAAAATGTGCTTGGGAGACACCTTGTTTGAGGAAAGCCTTTAAAGTTTTACCAAAGCAAATAGTTTTTTCAGGTCAAGCATGCGTGGTATCATCTTGCGTTCTTTATACCTTTAAATCATGTGACAAAAATGTGCTATACTGTAAGCATCATTTGAAAAAATTCTGCCTGATTTTCCCTAAACCCTTAAATTTTCCCTTAATATGTATgtgattattttcattaaaatactaactcctggggcagctaggtggcgcagtggatagagcaccagccctggagtcaggagtacctgagttcggatccggcctcagaaacttaaccctgggcaagtcacttgaccccagttgcctcactttaaaaaaaaaaatactaactcCTCAGCCAACATTTAAAGCCTTCCTGTCTGAATCTTACCTTTTTCATTGCTATTAGTTAGACTTCTTAATCAAacatttaatttcttgtttttgttaacTTATACAAGCTGTCCACCATGTTTGGAATACACTCCATCCTTATTTTGATTTGTCACCGTTTTTATAAGGGTAACACAGCCTTCACAAAGGCCTCCTTGATTGCCTTCACTTGTTAATACCTTTTGTTGGTGTTTTGCCTCTAGaggtagaatatatatatatgtacctctAGGATGGGGactattccttctcctctcctttcctcccctttttgcATTTGTTGTGCCTAGCATTATGCCTTGTGTAAAGTaccccttaataaatatttattttatttaattgaatgagAAATTTCCTTTAGTGGATATAAAAtacttatttattgtttttcagcCTGAAAGACTCAGATGATTATACTTCTTTGAAAGAAAAGGatctttcctcatcttcaaagcATCCTGAGTTAAGTGAAGAAAAACTTCACAAGTTGGAGAccaatatttcttcatttcaagAGAATGTGAAGTGTTTTCCTATAGTagatttagaaaaaggaaaacaagaagtaAGTGCCATCGAACCTTATTTTCAGAAAACTACACTTCAGGAATCTGGAAAGCATGAATTAGCAAATTCTGCAGATAAAGAAGTATTAGAGGACAGTGATACAGAGGAAGAAGATGTAGATATACCTTCTGAAGGGCAAAGTATTACAATAGATACTTCTAGATCTGAAGAGAATAATATGATAAATACTTCTTTTAGTGAAGGAAACCAAGATACCAATAGACTTTCAAAGAAAATTGAAGTCCAGAGTGAAAACTATATACCTAGTGAAATATCCGTAGATccagaaataataattgaaaagcagttcatgacacaaaacaattcaatttcagaaaaatccCCAAAGCATGAATTACTAACTTTTGTTGGTGACTGGCCAGTTGAGAAAACAATGGGTCAGAGGATCAAGAGGaataaaaaaactggaaaaacttCATCTGTGCAATGTAACAGAGAATGCAATACTCTTGAATCATGCATGGAAATAGACAGTGATATGCATGTAGAAATTGCTTACGTCCAGCAACAAGAAACTTCAGAAGGAAGTGAAGAACATATTAAGAATGTACAATGTAATGATGCTCCAGAAACCTTAAACAGTTGCAGTGAGCATGATGAATATAAAGATGGTGAAAAAAATGCATCAGAAACACTTGATATGGGAGATTGGCCTTTATCAAATTCCTTAGCTCAGAGAGAACACAGATCAAGAATGCCAAAAACAGATTTAAATGAAGCTCATCTAGACTCTGAAAGTAATCAGAGTGTGAATGAAACATCTTTAAAAGTAGCAGATGTGTTTTATGAGGTCTTGGCAAATCATGAAGACCAGAGAAACTCAACTAATGAAAAACCTGAAATTTTATCTTGTGAACCTACCAGTGAGAAAAATCACGAACCCCAATTGTCTCTTAATTTTACCTGCAGTGATCCCACTCTATCCCAAGTAGTGGAACCAAAAATCACACCTGAATTTTCAGAAGGGAGGCCTGAAGAATTATCTTTTCTAGAAGTAAACAAATGTTCACAGACTGAGCCAAAAGATTTTGCTCTTttgtggaaaatagaaaaaaagaaaattagcattTCTGATTCGGTCCGGGTATTAACAGGAAAATTAGATGGATTTAAGCCAAaagattttaatattaatatcaaaTCAGATATTCAAGAAATAATTCCATATAGGGTAATGTATGATAAAAGCACATATGTAGAAGAAAGTGAACTTACTAATGCTGATGAGTCTGAAAATCTAAATACTCTTTGTAAGATTTTTGGCTCTTTTTCATCTGAAGCactgaaagacttgtatgagcggTGCAACAAAGACATTATTTGGGCAACAAGCCTTTTGTTGGATTCTGAAACAAAGttttgtgaagaaaatgaggaggaaagTTTACCAGAATCGGATGATGATACACAAATCGAGCAATTTGATGTAAGTGCATATTTGAAGGAGATTATCAGCCATGGAGGGACTTCCAGTTCCAGTATACAAAAAAATGGCCATGGAACTGGCATGGAACACGTTGATACACAGCTTAGCTGtgatgaagaaagtaaaaacacTGGAAAAGCAGACATAAAAGATATAAATGCTGAAAAATCAGAATTAGTAACAAGTATTTTATCTAGTATTGTCAGAGAAGTAAAACACACAAATGGATTGCCTTCTAGCAGCAATCAGACAAAACTTTCTGGTTCAAATAACATTGAACAGTCAGTTTTAGATATTTcaaaaaatacattaaatgaTATAAACcttaaaaatatgaatgaaatagATGGGGAATCTTTAGCCACAGAATTTGGTTCATGTTCTTTACAGGTTTTGCCTGATAATTTCAAAACTACGTCTGGTACTTTAAATGAAGCAACTGGCATTATTGAGtattttgaaggaaagaaaaatgaaaatcttaCAAAAAGTGATAAGAAATTTCAGGTGTCTGCAGAGACATATATTAACGAGGATAagccagaaatggaaaaaattgtATGTGCCAAATCACCAGCCAATTTGGCAGGAGGAATTAATGAGGAGAGTAAAGCACCTCACTGTGAAGGAGACAAAGCTGAGATTTTGAATTCCACACCAACGAAACCTAAGCCTGTGAATATAGACTGTCTGGAATTGGCATTACCTCCTGAGTTGGCTTTCCAGCTTAGTGAATTATTTGGGCCTGTTGGCATTGATTCAGGTAAGAAATAAATTGCAGGTATATGTGTCCTTAGAGACTGTTggagtcttcttttcttcagccATATTGTTaaactatgaaaatattttaatactatTCTTGTTTTTTGATATGGAAAGATTACTTACATTAATTCTAGTGTCTTAACTTCATATTGTTTTTCAATTGCTTGTATATTTGAGGGAGGAATTTAAGAAAAAACACAATTTGAGAGAAATTTGAAGTAGTTGGAGAGGCATTGTGGACTAGTGGATAAAAAAGCTGTCTTCAGCTCCTGCTTCTGGCACGTACTGATTTAGTGACTCTAGACAAGTAATGTAACCAATGCCTACCTTCATTGGCAGAAGGAATTCCTTGTATACAGTGATACTAATATATTGGTGCAGTTCATGTCAGTTATGGATAATAGATAATTCTCTTTCTgatgtttattttcatttgacTTAATCTGGGGCAGAACATTTTTTTGATGCTTGAGGTACTTATACTATATGGGGAGGTGGAATTAATTTTTAAGGGCACTGTATGTCATGGGCCAATAGCAAAGGATGAAATTGGAAACATTTACTTAGACTTAGGATAAGACTTTAAGATTAAAAAGCACTAGGCCATAACTGGGTAAGTAAGGATAGTTGTATAAATGTTAACAAAAATGTAGTAAATCTTTTAGTACATAGGAAAGCCTACATTGTTTAATAATACCATACGTAGCTTCATAGTTTACATGAATCTTATGATTCACAGGTAGCCTTCACTGAATCATTACTGCTTTGACAtgttttttaatgggaaaataattagtatattttctttttttttcccccctccaaaagGGTCTCTAACAGTTGAGGATTGTGTGGTTCATATAGATCTGAATCTGGCTAAAGTGATTcatgagaaatggaaagaatctattATGGTTGGTAGGCCTCTTTCTTATGAAAAGttaattttgtatctattttgactCTAGTTTCTatgcatttttataaaataacacATTGTAAATTAAGCATGAAAGAACACATGGATCTAGCTTACTGATTTTTCAGAGATGAATCAACATTTTGCTGGTAagttagggattttttttctcttgtaaaaaTATATTGACCAATTAATACCTTTAGAGATGAACTTGATTTAACACTTTGGCTACACAActcctgattcttttttccttaaataaatGGAGCAGTTTGTTACTCTTAGCATTAAAATTCACAAAGGCAATTTATTGAATTTTGAAATATAACACTTAAAATTTATCAGaataactgtaaaataggaagttTCTTtggaattattcttattttaaaaatcatttataatttttatagttatttatataaatttttttaaatgtctgttttttctctttttataaggTTACTTAAATGAACAAAGATTTGTTTATCTAAAGTCAAATATTAGGTTATGTGAGAACAATcctatatttgttttcattaatattttctttcaaacACAAATTTTCATTAGGAGCGACAAAGACAAGATGAAATATCACATGTTCTGCATACTAGaggtaaaacatttttatttgactaGTCCTTAAATTGCAATTCTTTTTTgaataaaaagagattaaaacattattattcaaagaatatttcattttcacaataattagggatttttttttagaaacattaaagtcaagtaaaatatttttaaaagattttaagggggcagctaggtggcgcagtggataaagcaccggccctggattcaggagtacctgagttcaaatccggcctcagactcttgacacttactagctgtgtgaccctgggcaagtcacttaaccccaattgccttacttaaaaaaaaaaaagatttaaaaactaaCCATCTTGATTAATTGTGAGATACCACTTTCATATTACTAGAGAAAATACTTAATCTCCTGTTATTAAAATTCTAGTTTTACCTCAATAGTAATTAGGTTTACTACTTGACAGAAAAGAtgtcaaaattaaaataacattaacTTGTCATAAATAATGCTAATCTTTAATTGAGAAGTGTCTTAGATGCAGATGTATCATTTAATGTGCTcactgagaagaaagaaaaagccagTTTATAGCTCCTGCCACGAGGTAACCTAGCAGTCCTTCAGCCTTATTTAGTTTCAAGAAATCTACAGTACTAATGAACAAACCCTGGAAGGACTTCTTGTCCATTCTGTCCTCTTTGGAGGCTTGCATAAGCTCTTCCCCTTTGTTTAGAAtgtgctttttttccatttttgttcctTGCTGCCTTTCAATCTCAGTTTAGGTGTTCCCTCTTAGGTCTTTTTTTAAACTCCCCTGTTGTTAGTGTTGTTTCCCTCATCAAATTATATCACATTTACTTATCAGTGTATAATATTGAattcattcttcctcttccccccaaagtaagctccttgtgggcaggaactcttttatttttatctttggatCCATCATCCAGTTAGGACAATGTTTGCACAGAGTAGGtcctaaaataaatgtttgtttaaattgaattgaataaagaaAGACATAGCCCTCTTCTCACATTCTAGTAGGGAAGAATAAGAAATGAACACAAATAAACACAACATAAAGTGGTCTAAAGGTTTATTAAAGTTCAAAGAGAGGTAGTGATCACTTCTCACTGGGAAGGAttcaaggaagggggaggtgggctTTCAACAGGGTGATGCAAACAGTATTCTGCAACAGTGAGTTTTCAGGGGGTATTCATATTCATCTCTTTTAGTGGAATTTTATATCCTTCAAATAAATAGGGTATTAAAGAGGACTTGGTAACCTTTAGTAGCAACATGTTAATCATAATTTATTTGTAATAATGGGACTGTTAGAACTTGTCAAATACCAATCTTGCATTCCTTTCCAAAGTAGAtacatatttttatgaatttatatatatggAGCATATTCTGAAAAGTAAGCTCTAATTGCACTTTGTCaacttttctttttgagtttctcTTGCTAAATTATGtttaaatttttagaaaaatcaaaCTGTTTTGTTGCTTTTGAAGATACTTCTGTTGTTGGGCCTTCAAATCCTGATACTCCTGAACAAAAATCATCTCAAAGAACAGGCAAGAAGCTGAAGTGTCAAAACCCGTCTGAAATGCCCCTCTTCATGGATCATTGGAATACTCAAACTAAAAAAgtttcactcagagaaataatgtcagaaGAGATTGccttacaggaaaaaaatgatatgGTATGAATGTTACAATAATGACTTAAGCTGTTATCTCAGAttacaaggtgttttttttttttatagtcgTGTGGGTGTGGAACAAATGATTTTTATAGTAATTGTTAGCAATTATTCAGTTTtacagtttgtagtctataacTTGGTGTGTTGGTTTATGAAGTAAGagaataattttttgttgttgtccattGTCAAAGCAGGGCTTTCGACaatcctttttttaatcttaatagtatttt from Dromiciops gliroides isolate mDroGli1 chromosome 6, mDroGli1.pri, whole genome shotgun sequence encodes the following:
- the N4BP2 gene encoding NEDD4-binding protein 2 isoform X1; protein product: MPRKRKNLGGSPARKSLNTEDVASNITHREELTTLPTPPQPTVDKEKLLNSLSEMFSDLDPDVVYLMLSECDFKVENAMDCLLELSTGAKGMPASKSLILESVATPLAFVNQHLAEGNEMNEKCPHTDNEDTSQTADAFSDMRLTEDLDSLIQNAFEKLNYASNDQVSTQSLLPLENNFGGTSDSGRSFSLQKAEVDTETFENSSVLSSEHLTLHSDLSKSRNCKKDAVWPLTNSSPMDGQPNSFFTQPNDSLVVYVNPNQTQTAPSDAQNFGCQPSQACVHFGVNELRTAVNPLVQISDQREDGEGTCGDQNGVSVPDLFTQSKGFGFKPQNHAELPPQGSDFSFCAGMPPLPPPPVLPQNSWNPMASAFEPFQGIRSFIAPVAASPQPVIPVFDYCEPGRVCASLPPPVLFGAWDRNASLPMPVAWRNQDGGTPYQVQEPPASHTVRRKTPYVGQTLVLLRGLPGAGKSFLARKLLEENPNGIILSSDDFFNKNGQYQFDGNLLGEAHEWNQKRAKEALEKKVSPVIIDNTNLQSWEMKPYILLSQKYKYKVHFREPDTWWKFKPKELARRNIHGVTKEKIVRMMEHYERYVSVTHILDSSVPDRPEDTELSEPSCQDETNSLKDSDDYTSLKEKDLSSSSKHPELSEEKLHKLETNISSFQENVKCFPIVDLEKGKQEVSAIEPYFQKTTLQESGKHELANSADKEVLEDSDTEEEDVDIPSEGQSITIDTSRSEENNMINTSFSEGNQDTNRLSKKIEVQSENYIPSEISVDPEIIIEKQFMTQNNSISEKSPKHELLTFVGDWPVEKTMGQRIKRNKKTGKTSSVQCNRECNTLESCMEIDSDMHVEIAYVQQQETSEGSEEHIKNVQCNDAPETLNSCSEHDEYKDGEKNASETLDMGDWPLSNSLAQREHRSRMPKTDLNEAHLDSESNQSVNETSLKVADVFYEVLANHEDQRNSTNEKPEILSCEPTSEKNHEPQLSLNFTCSDPTLSQVVEPKITPEFSEGRPEELSFLEVNKCSQTEPKDFALLWKIEKKKISISDSVRVLTGKLDGFKPKDFNINIKSDIQEIIPYRVMYDKSTYVEESELTNADESENLNTLCKIFGSFSSEALKDLYERCNKDIIWATSLLLDSETKFCEENEEESLPESDDDTQIEQFDVSAYLKEIISHGGTSSSSIQKNGHGTGMEHVDTQLSCDEESKNTGKADIKDINAEKSELVTSILSSIVREVKHTNGLPSSSNQTKLSGSNNIEQSVLDISKNTLNDINLKNMNEIDGESLATEFGSCSLQVLPDNFKTTSGTLNEATGIIEYFEGKKNENLTKSDKKFQVSAETYINEDKPEMEKIVCAKSPANLAGGINEESKAPHCEGDKAEILNSTPTKPKPVNIDCLELALPPELAFQLSELFGPVGIDSGSLTVEDCVVHIDLNLAKVIHEKWKESIMERQRQDEISHVLHTRDTSVVGPSNPDTPEQKSSQRTGKKLKCQNPSEMPLFMDHWNTQTKKVSLREIMSEEIALQEKNDMKQVPLVFEKNCAAKLKEKQLLKMFPTINQNFLMDIFKDNNYCLEQTVQFLNCVLEADPVKTVVAQEYSHQNEPASSYNMQKSKEKKTKKSKETEDIPSDPSFQDFEYPKYDDYRAEAVLHQQKRLECYSKAKEAYRMGKKNVATFYAQQGSLHEEKMREANHLAAVEIFEKVNASLLPQNVLDLHGLHVDEAINHLITVLQQKTEEYKQNGGKPYLSVITGRGNHSQGGVARIKPAVIKYLTSHNFRFSEIKPGCLKVILK